In one window of Dyella thiooxydans DNA:
- a CDS encoding methanol/ethanol family PQQ-dependent dehydrogenase, which yields MKRIAHLRRTALIAALLATSAGAMAAEHYAPVTDARLKAAASDNGWLMYRRDYTSSGYAPFTQIDTANVAHLKQVWDYKTGFDQGHEAPPVVNGDFMFITTPKDELLAFQASTGKLLWKYQHDLSHVGLRTVCCDVVNRGVALYGDDVYMATLDNYVVALDGRTGKIAWKHQLAPADKGTAMTLAPLVVKGKVIVGLSGGEYGARGFIEALDAKTGKPVWKQYTIPAPNEPGGDTWPKGAYKTGGGGAWLTGTYDADTDTLLWGVGNPGPWLATLRPGDNLYTDSVIAMNPATGKIKWHYQYTPNDTWDYDGTNETVLTDIDYQGKQHKALVTASRNGWFYAIDRTDGKLIYAKKFATATSVSGFKDGKPETDPNLRPTIDKEVFTCPSFLGGKNWWPISVDPQTHLAYVPTMHTCMTIKGATVAYKAGLPFLGETFKVVADPAHKGQWGSVQAIDVNTGDQVWSYPSALPWNSGMLSTAGGLVFSGSADGHLVAFDARTGKVLWKSPEMTSGVIGVPSTWVVDGKQYVGVYAGWGGATPIWGGDMAKDPAVMNIPVGGHLYVFSL from the coding sequence ATGAAGCGAATCGCACATCTTCGCCGCACCGCCCTGATCGCCGCCCTGCTGGCCACGAGCGCGGGCGCCATGGCCGCCGAGCACTATGCACCCGTCACCGACGCGCGGCTCAAGGCGGCGGCCAGCGACAACGGCTGGCTGATGTACCGGCGCGACTACACCAGCTCCGGCTACGCGCCGTTCACCCAGATCGACACCGCCAACGTCGCCCACCTGAAACAGGTGTGGGACTACAAGACCGGCTTCGACCAGGGCCATGAAGCCCCTCCGGTGGTCAATGGCGACTTCATGTTCATCACCACGCCCAAGGACGAGCTGCTGGCCTTCCAGGCGAGCACCGGCAAGCTGCTGTGGAAGTACCAGCACGACCTCTCCCACGTCGGCCTGCGCACCGTGTGCTGCGACGTGGTGAACCGCGGCGTGGCGCTGTACGGCGACGACGTCTACATGGCCACGCTGGACAACTACGTCGTCGCGCTGGACGGCCGCACCGGCAAGATCGCCTGGAAGCACCAGCTCGCCCCTGCCGACAAGGGCACGGCGATGACGCTGGCGCCGCTGGTGGTCAAGGGCAAGGTGATCGTCGGCCTGTCCGGCGGCGAGTACGGCGCGCGCGGCTTCATCGAGGCGCTGGACGCGAAGACCGGCAAGCCGGTGTGGAAGCAGTACACGATTCCGGCACCGAACGAGCCGGGCGGCGACACCTGGCCGAAGGGCGCCTACAAGACCGGCGGCGGCGGCGCCTGGCTGACCGGCACCTACGACGCCGACACCGACACCCTGCTGTGGGGCGTGGGCAACCCCGGCCCGTGGCTGGCCACCCTGCGCCCGGGCGACAACCTGTACACCGACTCGGTGATCGCGATGAACCCGGCCACCGGCAAGATCAAGTGGCACTACCAGTACACGCCGAACGACACCTGGGACTACGACGGCACCAACGAGACGGTGCTCACCGACATCGACTACCAGGGCAAGCAGCACAAGGCGCTGGTCACCGCCAGCCGCAACGGATGGTTCTATGCGATCGACCGCACCGACGGCAAGCTGATCTACGCCAAGAAGTTCGCCACCGCCACCTCGGTCAGCGGCTTCAAGGACGGCAAGCCCGAGACCGACCCGAACCTGCGCCCGACCATCGACAAGGAAGTGTTCACCTGCCCGAGCTTCCTCGGCGGCAAGAACTGGTGGCCGATCTCGGTCGACCCGCAGACCCACCTCGCCTACGTGCCGACCATGCACACCTGCATGACCATCAAGGGCGCCACGGTGGCGTACAAGGCCGGCCTGCCGTTCCTCGGCGAGACCTTCAAGGTGGTCGCCGACCCGGCGCACAAGGGCCAGTGGGGCTCGGTGCAGGCGATCGACGTGAACACCGGCGACCAGGTGTGGAGCTATCCGTCCGCGCTGCCGTGGAACAGCGGCATGCTCAGCACCGCCGGCGGCCTGGTGTTCTCCGGCAGTGCCGACGGGCACCTGGTGGCGTTCGACGCCAGGACCGGCAAGGTGCTGTGGAAGAGCCCGGAAATGACCTCCGGCGTGATCGGCGTACCGAGCACCTGGGTGGTCGACGGCAAGCAGTACGTCGGCGTCTACGCCGGCTGGGGCGGCGCCACGCCGATCTGGGGTGGCGACATGGCGAAGGATCCGGCGGTGATGAACATCCCGGTCGGTGGTCACCTGTACGTGTTCTCGCTGTAA
- a CDS encoding pirin family protein → MSDTPPPRDQVFSRPLRPRVHPAGADGRLRQFRHDAFDRDMSPLLVVDHVQSAGPDGQPAPHAGLSVATLLFEHAQGAIETEDSTGARQTIRPGDLHWTFAGRGLVRRASAGDDTLSLDALQLLVNSPAALKQQAPASFHLAAADVPQLVLPGTRMRLLAGRFGEQVSPLELVLPQPMLVLDGRIDGGASFPLELPAGWNAWCYAVSGELAVAADGAATRALPATTAVIATATSDDVCLRIRGVGTRSHLVVVAGMAIHEPVVQHGPFVMNTRQDVMRVVRDYEAGRLGSL, encoded by the coding sequence ATGTCAGACACTCCGCCCCCGCGCGACCAGGTGTTCTCGCGCCCGCTGCGCCCACGGGTGCACCCGGCTGGCGCCGACGGGCGGCTGCGGCAGTTCCGCCACGATGCCTTCGATCGCGACATGTCGCCGCTGCTGGTGGTCGACCACGTGCAGTCGGCCGGTCCGGACGGCCAGCCGGCTCCCCACGCGGGGCTGTCGGTGGCGACGCTGCTGTTCGAGCACGCGCAGGGCGCGATCGAGACCGAGGACAGCACCGGAGCGCGGCAGACGATCCGTCCGGGCGACCTGCACTGGACTTTCGCCGGCCGGGGCCTGGTGCGCCGCGCGTCGGCCGGCGACGACACCCTTTCACTGGATGCCCTGCAGCTGCTGGTCAATTCGCCCGCGGCGCTCAAGCAGCAGGCGCCGGCCAGCTTCCACCTGGCCGCGGCCGATGTGCCGCAACTGGTTCTGCCCGGCACCCGCATGCGCCTGCTCGCGGGGCGCTTCGGCGAGCAGGTCTCTCCGCTGGAGCTGGTGCTGCCGCAGCCGATGCTGGTCCTGGACGGCCGCATCGACGGCGGCGCGAGCTTCCCGCTGGAGCTGCCGGCAGGCTGGAACGCCTGGTGCTATGCCGTCTCGGGTGAACTGGCCGTCGCCGCCGACGGCGCCGCCACACGTGCCCTGCCGGCCACCACCGCGGTGATCGCGACGGCAACCAGCGACGATGTGTGCCTGCGCATCCGCGGCGTCGGCACACGTTCGCACCTGGTGGTCGTGGCCGGCATGGCGATCCACGAGCCGGTGGTGCAGCACGGTCCGTTCGTGATGAACACGCGCCAGGACGTGATGCGCGTGGTACGCGACTACGAGGCCGGCCGGCTGGGAAGCCTCTGA
- a CDS encoding sigma-54-dependent Fis family transcriptional regulator, which yields MRHNVMSESIDTARRRFFDDGAAPRGLVSDTILASWRRCLEQGLVASARPSLMPVERRALGEMQERHEALRRLCRPELEALYASANQAGSIVVLTAPDGFILDALGDPDFLDKAARVSLRPGVPWSEQSTGTNAIGTALVERRSVEVRGAEHYYAPHRVLSCSASPIFDPQGRVVGVLDLSGHASVHHLHALGMVQLAVEQIEHRLFECAFDGADIVRIQPDPALIGTAREGMLVFEGHRLAAANRHALRLLGLDWSELGKRRYDELFASALPVPGSVASMRCQTGDMVHARRDPQRSRIVVPGTVRSPREPSPPKQAIRPLRAPATVFDAQLDAAIERQVRLLDADITVLLQGETGTGKEVVARELHRRSSRADAPFVAVNCASLPEALIESELFGHLPGAFTGARREGAPGLLREAHGGVLFLDELGDMPLSLQSRLLRVLQEREVTPLGGGRAHAIDVRVIAATHRQLQQSVDRGEFRADLYFRVAQSVLHLPPLREHPDVADTVRRLWAALGAEQVPMRLAPDLVRELAARRWPGNVRELVGVLRSLMALGTVGATLTVDDLPDGWRRPAADASASSAFTAGPVAGNLHDLEAQAIDQVLAACRGNMAAAARKLGISRSTLYRRLEARQRGE from the coding sequence ATGCGACACAACGTGATGTCCGAATCGATCGATACCGCCCGCCGCCGCTTCTTCGACGATGGTGCCGCTCCGCGTGGACTGGTCTCGGACACCATCCTCGCCTCGTGGCGCCGCTGCCTGGAACAGGGCCTGGTGGCCAGCGCCAGGCCGAGCCTGATGCCGGTCGAGCGCCGCGCGCTGGGCGAGATGCAGGAGCGCCACGAGGCGCTGCGCCGGCTGTGCCGTCCCGAGCTGGAAGCGCTGTATGCGAGCGCCAACCAGGCCGGCTCGATCGTGGTGCTGACCGCGCCGGACGGCTTCATCCTCGATGCGCTGGGCGACCCGGATTTCCTCGACAAGGCCGCGCGCGTGTCGTTGCGACCGGGCGTGCCGTGGAGCGAGCAGTCCACCGGCACCAACGCGATCGGCACCGCGCTGGTCGAGCGGCGTTCGGTCGAGGTGCGCGGTGCCGAGCACTACTACGCGCCGCATCGTGTGCTGAGCTGCTCGGCCTCGCCGATCTTCGATCCGCAGGGCCGGGTGGTCGGCGTGCTCGACTTGTCCGGCCACGCCTCGGTGCATCACCTGCACGCGCTGGGCATGGTGCAGCTGGCGGTGGAGCAGATCGAGCACCGCCTGTTCGAGTGCGCCTTCGACGGCGCCGACATCGTGCGCATCCAGCCGGACCCCGCACTGATCGGCACCGCGCGCGAAGGCATGCTGGTGTTCGAGGGGCATCGTCTCGCCGCGGCCAACCGCCACGCACTGCGCCTGCTCGGGCTGGACTGGAGCGAGCTGGGCAAGCGCCGCTACGACGAGCTGTTCGCCTCGGCCCTGCCGGTGCCCGGCAGCGTCGCCAGCATGCGCTGCCAGACCGGCGACATGGTGCACGCACGGCGCGATCCGCAGCGCTCGCGCATCGTCGTACCGGGCACCGTGCGCTCTCCCCGCGAACCCTCGCCGCCGAAGCAGGCTATCCGCCCGTTGCGCGCACCGGCGACGGTGTTCGATGCGCAACTGGATGCCGCGATCGAACGCCAGGTGCGCCTGCTCGATGCCGACATCACCGTGCTGCTGCAGGGCGAAACCGGCACCGGCAAGGAAGTGGTGGCGCGCGAGCTGCATCGTCGCAGCTCACGCGCCGACGCCCCCTTCGTGGCGGTGAACTGCGCCTCGCTGCCGGAAGCGCTGATCGAGTCGGAGCTGTTCGGCCATCTGCCCGGCGCGTTCACCGGTGCCCGCCGCGAGGGCGCGCCGGGCCTGCTGCGCGAGGCGCACGGCGGCGTGCTGTTCCTGGACGAGCTGGGCGACATGCCGCTGTCGCTGCAGAGCCGGCTGCTGCGCGTGCTGCAGGAGCGCGAGGTGACGCCGCTCGGTGGCGGTCGCGCGCACGCCATCGACGTGCGGGTGATCGCCGCCACCCATCGCCAGCTGCAGCAGTCGGTGGACCGCGGCGAGTTCCGTGCCGACCTGTATTTCCGTGTGGCGCAGTCGGTGCTGCACCTGCCGCCGCTGCGCGAGCACCCGGACGTGGCCGACACCGTACGCCGCCTGTGGGCCGCGCTGGGCGCCGAGCAGGTGCCGATGCGGCTGGCGCCGGACCTGGTGCGCGAGCTGGCCGCCCGGCGCTGGCCGGGCAACGTGCGCGAGCTGGTCGGGGTGCTGCGCAGCCTGATGGCACTCGGCACGGTGGGCGCCACGCTGACGGTGGACGACCTGCCCGATGGCTGGCGCCGCCCGGCAGCCGATGCATCGGCGTCATCTGCGTTCACCGCCGGCCCGGTCGCCGGCAACCTGCACGATCTGGAGGCACAGGCGATCGACCAGGTGCTCGCTGCCTGCCGCGGCAACATGGCCGCGGCGGCACGCAAGCTCGGCATCAGCCGCAGCACGCTGTACCGGCGGCTGGAAGCGCGCCAGCGCGGCGAATGA
- a CDS encoding porin, with amino-acid sequence MKAHPSQHDARRRRSGPRRGRLAAWLALGLAAAPAAAGATEFKGDSWTVDISGYVNAYYTTVSCSGDAVGGTALAGRALGCGGQPNRTTIGNGLLPNALVTKFTTQQEGIDVGAQIGIMAHTATGDALSANSGVDVRQAFFTLGTPDFGTVKLGRDYGVFGSNAILSDMTLVGAGAPTQATQRGRVTLGHIGAGYTYLGSYGQIVYTSPTASGFTFTGGVFSPVDNTGNYDSRSAPQVQLQLGYASGGFKAWIGGKTQRFYAKDGTGAMPAQFTMTAAEIGASYAIGGFSLLGNVQAGRGIGILTDGDQGNAKGVNYLVQATYAVTDKLKLGLSDGLSRNRDDLASAAGFKSNSNVTAGAYYALTKSVTLAFELGQTRSKDFAGHTARLNGGSVGGIVFF; translated from the coding sequence ATGAAGGCACATCCATCGCAACACGACGCCCGACGGCGTCGATCCGGTCCGCGTCGCGGGCGGCTCGCCGCCTGGCTGGCGCTGGGTCTGGCCGCGGCACCGGCGGCGGCCGGCGCGACCGAGTTCAAGGGCGACAGCTGGACCGTCGACATCAGCGGCTACGTCAACGCGTACTACACCACCGTGAGCTGTTCTGGCGATGCGGTGGGCGGCACCGCGCTGGCCGGCCGTGCGCTGGGCTGCGGCGGCCAGCCGAACCGCACCACGATCGGCAACGGCCTGCTGCCGAACGCACTGGTGACCAAGTTCACCACGCAACAGGAAGGGATCGACGTCGGCGCGCAGATCGGCATCATGGCGCACACCGCCACCGGCGACGCGCTGTCGGCCAACAGCGGCGTGGACGTGCGCCAGGCGTTCTTCACCCTGGGCACGCCGGACTTCGGCACGGTCAAGCTCGGCCGCGACTACGGCGTGTTCGGATCCAACGCGATCCTCTCGGACATGACCCTGGTGGGCGCCGGCGCGCCGACCCAGGCCACCCAGCGCGGCCGCGTCACGCTCGGCCACATCGGCGCCGGCTACACCTACCTGGGCAGCTACGGCCAGATCGTCTACACCTCGCCGACCGCCAGCGGTTTCACCTTCACCGGTGGCGTGTTCAGCCCGGTCGACAACACCGGCAACTACGACTCGCGCTCGGCGCCGCAGGTGCAGCTGCAGCTCGGCTACGCCAGCGGCGGCTTCAAGGCGTGGATCGGCGGCAAGACGCAGCGCTTCTACGCCAAGGACGGCACCGGCGCGATGCCGGCGCAGTTCACCATGACGGCCGCGGAGATCGGCGCCTCCTATGCCATCGGCGGCTTCAGCCTGCTCGGCAACGTCCAGGCCGGCCGCGGCATCGGCATCCTCACCGACGGCGACCAGGGCAACGCCAAGGGCGTGAACTACCTGGTGCAGGCCACCTACGCGGTCACCGACAAGCTCAAGCTCGGCCTCAGCGACGGCCTCAGCCGCAACCGCGACGACCTCGCCAGCGCCGCCGGCTTCAAGTCCAACAGCAACGTCACCGCCGGCGCGTACTACGCGCTGACCAAGAGCGTGACGCTGGCCTTCGAACTCGGCCAGACCCGCTCCAAGGATTTCGCCGGCCATACCGCCCGCCTCAATGGCGGTTCGGTCGGCGGCATCGTCTTTTTCTGA
- a CDS encoding c-type cytochrome: MKLTRHSRPRAWLVAIAAVLLYGGTAAAADLSVCIDSSSPTAAMDTRLAQAVAQHEHAMLQIHRFDGSGDDGGFDLDHFNKLAGHSCDLVLGFPIDADAHGAPPGLKASTPYGHTGFVLVTPPGSHVATLDQLAAGSNVAVTYQTTPNLYFIDHRQLVADVRLSDEDSLRALARHQVPAAMLWEPTVRRYLAGAGAHSGLQIHPLHEPHANFNLVALYDARHQPAADAFEQAITAIQASGRLAELLAPYARTGAVGPSRPLARAARVERSDRRVARHCSGTAPKPVGNRKPHHDDDALPALYTAAQAELGQAKFKENCAVCHGPHLEGRAGPALKGANFASEEAQFHVRDIFTILVHNMPATEPGSLAHDDYVQIMAFLLQQNGYPAGPQQLTYDEALNSKVKLLYHGE, from the coding sequence ATGAAACTGACCCGCCATTCCCGCCCGCGTGCGTGGCTGGTCGCGATCGCCGCCGTACTTCTGTACGGCGGCACCGCGGCAGCCGCCGACCTGTCGGTGTGCATCGACAGCTCCAGTCCCACCGCCGCCATGGACACCCGCCTGGCCCAAGCGGTCGCGCAGCATGAGCACGCCATGCTGCAGATCCACCGCTTCGACGGCAGCGGCGACGACGGCGGCTTCGACCTCGATCACTTCAACAAGCTGGCCGGCCACAGCTGCGATCTGGTGCTCGGCTTTCCGATCGACGCCGACGCGCACGGCGCGCCACCCGGACTGAAGGCCAGCACGCCTTACGGCCACACCGGCTTCGTGCTGGTGACGCCGCCCGGCAGCCACGTCGCCACGCTGGACCAGCTCGCCGCCGGCAGCAATGTGGCGGTGACCTACCAGACCACGCCGAACCTGTACTTCATCGACCATCGCCAGCTGGTCGCCGACGTGCGCCTGAGCGACGAGGACTCGCTGCGCGCGCTGGCCCGGCACCAGGTGCCCGCGGCGATGCTGTGGGAGCCGACGGTACGGCGCTATCTCGCCGGGGCGGGGGCGCACAGCGGGCTGCAGATCCATCCGCTGCACGAACCGCACGCCAACTTCAACCTGGTGGCGTTGTACGACGCCCGGCACCAGCCGGCGGCCGACGCCTTCGAGCAGGCGATCACCGCGATCCAGGCTTCCGGACGCCTGGCCGAGCTGTTGGCACCGTACGCCCGCACCGGGGCGGTCGGACCCTCGCGTCCGTTGGCCCGCGCCGCCCGCGTGGAGCGGAGCGATCGCCGCGTCGCGCGCCATTGCTCCGGTACCGCACCCAAACCGGTGGGTAATCGCAAGCCGCACCACGACGACGACGCGCTGCCGGCGCTGTACACCGCAGCCCAGGCCGAGCTCGGCCAGGCCAAGTTCAAGGAAAACTGCGCGGTGTGCCACGGTCCGCATCTGGAAGGTCGCGCCGGCCCGGCATTGAAGGGCGCCAACTTCGCCTCGGAAGAGGCGCAGTTCCACGTGCGGGACATCTTCACCATCCTCGTGCACAACATGCCGGCGACCGAACCGGGCAGCCTGGCGCACGACGATTACGTGCAGATCATGGCGTTCCTGCTGCAGCAGAACGGCTATCCCGCCGGGCCGCAGCAGCTCACCTACGACGAGGCGCTGAACTCGAAGGTGAAGCTGCTCTATCACGGCGAATGA
- the adh gene encoding aldehyde dehydrogenase, whose amino-acid sequence MTKLEQQHLAVQVPFKQRYDNFIGGQWVAPKAGRYFENITPITGKAFCEIARSDASDIEAAIDAAHAAKTAWGRTPVAERALILNRIADRMEQNLALLAHAETWDNGKPIRETIAADLPLAIDHFRYFAGCIRAQEGSIGEIDHDTVAYHFHEPLGVVGQIIPWNFPLLMAAWKLAPALAAGNCVVLKPAEQTPASILVWAELVGDLLPAGVLNIVNGFGLEAGKPLASNPRIAKIAFTGETTTGRLIMQYASQNLIPVTLELGGKSPNIFFDDVAREDDDFFDKALEGFTMFALNQGEVCTCPSRALVQESIFDRFMERAVKRVQAIKLGNPLDPSTMIGAQASGEQMEKILSYIDIGRQEGAKVLTGGARAEHGGELKEGYYVQPTVFHGHNKMRVFQEEIFGPVVSVTTFKNEAEALEIANDTLYGLGAGVWSRDANRCYRFGREIQAGRVWTNCYHAYPAHAAFGGYKQSGIGRETHRMMLDHYQQTKNMLVSYSPKKLGFF is encoded by the coding sequence ATGACCAAGCTCGAACAGCAACACCTCGCCGTGCAGGTCCCCTTCAAGCAGCGCTACGACAACTTCATCGGCGGCCAGTGGGTCGCGCCCAAGGCCGGGCGCTATTTCGAGAACATCACGCCGATCACCGGCAAGGCGTTCTGCGAGATCGCCCGCTCCGACGCCTCGGACATCGAGGCCGCGATCGATGCCGCACACGCCGCCAAAACCGCCTGGGGTCGCACCCCGGTGGCCGAGCGTGCGCTGATCCTCAACCGCATCGCCGACCGCATGGAGCAGAACCTCGCCCTGCTCGCCCACGCCGAGACCTGGGACAACGGCAAGCCGATCCGCGAGACCATAGCCGCCGACCTGCCGCTGGCGATCGACCACTTCCGCTACTTCGCCGGCTGCATCCGCGCGCAGGAAGGCAGCATCGGCGAGATCGACCACGACACCGTCGCCTACCACTTCCACGAACCGCTGGGCGTGGTCGGCCAGATCATCCCGTGGAACTTCCCGCTGCTGATGGCCGCGTGGAAACTCGCCCCGGCGCTGGCCGCCGGCAACTGCGTGGTGCTCAAGCCGGCCGAGCAGACCCCGGCCAGCATCCTGGTGTGGGCCGAGCTGGTCGGCGACCTGCTGCCGGCCGGCGTGCTCAACATCGTCAACGGCTTCGGCCTGGAAGCCGGCAAGCCGCTGGCGTCCAACCCGCGCATCGCCAAGATCGCCTTCACCGGCGAGACCACCACCGGCCGGCTGATCATGCAGTACGCCAGCCAGAACCTGATCCCGGTGACGCTGGAGCTGGGCGGCAAGTCGCCGAACATCTTCTTCGACGACGTGGCGCGCGAGGACGACGACTTCTTCGACAAGGCGCTGGAAGGCTTCACCATGTTCGCGCTCAACCAGGGCGAGGTATGCACCTGCCCGAGCCGCGCACTGGTGCAGGAGTCGATCTTCGACCGCTTCATGGAGCGCGCGGTCAAGCGCGTGCAGGCGATCAAGCTGGGCAACCCGCTCGACCCGTCGACGATGATCGGCGCGCAGGCCTCCGGCGAGCAGATGGAGAAGATCCTGTCCTACATCGACATCGGTCGGCAGGAAGGCGCCAAGGTGCTCACCGGCGGCGCGCGCGCCGAGCACGGCGGCGAGCTGAAGGAGGGCTACTACGTGCAGCCCACCGTGTTCCACGGCCACAACAAGATGCGCGTGTTCCAGGAAGAGATCTTCGGCCCGGTGGTCTCGGTCACCACCTTCAAGAACGAGGCCGAGGCGCTGGAGATCGCCAACGACACGCTGTACGGCCTGGGCGCCGGCGTGTGGAGCCGCGACGCCAACCGCTGCTACCGCTTCGGTCGCGAGATCCAGGCCGGCCGCGTGTGGACCAACTGCTACCACGCCTACCCCGCGCACGCGGCGTTCGGCGGCTACAAGCAATCCGGCATCGGTCGCGAGACGCACCGGATGATGCTCGACCACTACCAGCAGACCAAGAACATGCTGGTGAGCTACTCGCCGAAGAAGCTCGGCTTCTTCTGA
- a CDS encoding AMP-binding protein: MQASPSHVAGPTEQPLLQDTVGGLLARIARRWPDRPALVVRGQQIRLDYRGLHAEVERVAAALLALGLAPGERIGIWAPNRAEWVILQFAAPMAGLVLVNINPAYRAHELAYALNHVDCRALVLPRRFKTSHYLDVLIELAPELGDAPAGQLHAERVPGLREVIVLDDEPVPGARRWTKLAADDAAMAHLRAVQATLSADDAVNIQFTSGTTGAPKGATLTHRNIVNNGWFVGEAMRLTEHDRLCIPVPFYHCFGMVLGNLACVTHGACMVIPGEGFDALATLETVAEERCTGLHGVPTMFIAELAHPRFAEFDLSSLRTGIMAGSPCPVEVMRQVVERMHMAEVTIAYGMTETSPVSFQTVPDDPLERRVDSVGRIHPHLEVKLVDEAGATVPRGDTGELCTRGYSVMRGYWNDEANTRTAIDAEGWMHTGDLATLDADGYCRIVGRLKDMIIRGGENIYPREIEEFLYTHPKVLDVQVFGVPDAKFGEQACAWVKLREGVQATEAEIQDYCRHHLAYFKVPHYVRFVDAFPMTVTGKVQKYLMREAMAAELAARRD, from the coding sequence ATGCAAGCTTCGCCCAGTCACGTCGCCGGCCCCACCGAACAACCCCTGCTGCAGGACACCGTCGGCGGTCTGCTGGCGCGCATCGCCCGGCGGTGGCCGGATCGTCCGGCGCTGGTGGTGCGCGGCCAGCAGATACGGCTGGACTACCGTGGCCTGCATGCCGAAGTGGAGCGGGTCGCCGCCGCGCTGCTCGCGCTGGGCCTGGCGCCGGGCGAGCGCATCGGCATCTGGGCGCCGAACCGCGCCGAGTGGGTGATCCTGCAGTTCGCCGCGCCGATGGCCGGGCTGGTGCTGGTGAACATCAATCCGGCCTATCGCGCGCACGAACTGGCCTACGCGCTCAATCACGTCGACTGCCGCGCACTGGTGCTGCCGCGGCGGTTCAAGACCTCGCACTACCTGGATGTGCTGATCGAGCTGGCGCCCGAGCTGGGCGATGCGCCCGCCGGCCAGCTGCACGCGGAGCGGGTGCCGGGTCTGCGCGAGGTGATCGTGCTGGACGACGAGCCCGTCCCCGGCGCGCGTCGCTGGACCAAGCTGGCGGCCGACGACGCGGCGATGGCCCATCTGCGTGCCGTACAGGCCACGTTGTCGGCGGACGACGCGGTGAACATCCAGTTCACCTCCGGCACCACCGGCGCGCCAAAGGGCGCCACGCTGACCCATCGCAACATCGTCAACAACGGCTGGTTCGTCGGCGAGGCGATGCGGCTGACCGAGCACGACCGGCTGTGCATCCCGGTGCCGTTCTACCACTGCTTCGGCATGGTGCTTGGCAACCTGGCCTGCGTCACGCACGGCGCCTGCATGGTGATCCCCGGCGAGGGCTTCGACGCGCTGGCGACGCTGGAGACGGTGGCGGAGGAGCGCTGCACCGGCCTGCACGGCGTGCCGACCATGTTCATCGCCGAGCTGGCGCATCCGCGCTTCGCCGAGTTCGACCTGTCGAGCCTGCGCACCGGCATCATGGCCGGCTCGCCCTGCCCGGTGGAGGTGATGCGCCAGGTGGTCGAGCGCATGCACATGGCCGAGGTGACCATCGCCTACGGCATGACCGAGACCAGCCCGGTGAGCTTCCAGACCGTGCCGGACGATCCGCTGGAGCGGCGCGTGGACAGCGTCGGGCGGATCCATCCGCACCTGGAGGTGAAGCTGGTCGACGAGGCCGGCGCCACCGTGCCGCGCGGTGACACCGGCGAGCTGTGCACGCGCGGCTACTCGGTGATGCGCGGCTACTGGAACGACGAGGCGAACACGCGCACGGCGATCGACGCCGAGGGCTGGATGCACACCGGCGACCTGGCCACGCTCGACGCCGACGGCTACTGCCGTATCGTCGGGCGGCTGAAGGACATGATCATCCGCGGCGGCGAGAACATCTATCCGCGCGAGATCGAGGAATTCCTCTACACGCATCCCAAGGTGCTCGACGTGCAGGTGTTCGGCGTGCCCGACGCGAAGTTCGGCGAGCAGGCCTGTGCCTGGGTGAAGCTGCGCGAGGGCGTGCAGGCGACCGAGGCGGAGATCCAGGACTACTGTCGCCACCACCTCGCCTACTTCAAGGTGCCGCACTACGTGCGCTTCGTCGACGCGTTCCCGATGACGGTCACCGGCAAGGTGCAGAAGTACCTGATGCGCGAGGCGATGGCCGCCGAACTGGCGGCGCGCCGGGACTGA